A genomic segment from Estrella lausannensis encodes:
- a CDS encoding sulfite exporter TauE/SafE family protein, whose protein sequence is MEYLAICLTSLLAAVITLFSGFGLGTVLMPVFALFFPLQAAIAATAVVHLANNVFKAFIVGRLANWKIVCLFGLPAAFASAIGAYLLGSLADAPPLYSYFIDTKEFTITLLGVTVGSIIVFSSLFEIVPQFARLTLPAGSIPLGGFVSGFFGGLSGNQGAFRTAVLIKAGLTKEQFIGTGVISTILVDTVCVAVYGWSLFSEKFSLTEGLEGIIAAASLTAFLGSYIGSLLIEKITMTILRILVGIMLLLMGAAIALGLI, encoded by the coding sequence ATGGAATATTTAGCGATTTGCCTGACTTCATTACTCGCCGCTGTCATCACCTTGTTCTCCGGGTTTGGCCTCGGGACTGTGCTGATGCCTGTTTTCGCCCTCTTTTTTCCACTCCAGGCAGCTATCGCCGCGACGGCAGTGGTTCACCTCGCCAACAATGTCTTCAAAGCGTTTATCGTGGGCAGGCTCGCCAACTGGAAAATCGTCTGCCTCTTCGGCCTGCCCGCGGCCTTTGCTTCGGCTATTGGAGCCTATCTTTTGGGCAGTTTAGCGGACGCGCCTCCGCTATACTCCTACTTTATCGACACTAAGGAATTTACGATTACGCTTCTTGGTGTCACTGTCGGGTCGATTATTGTGTTCTCTTCCCTGTTTGAGATCGTCCCGCAATTTGCCCGGCTCACGCTGCCAGCGGGATCTATTCCCCTTGGCGGTTTCGTCTCAGGCTTCTTTGGGGGGTTGTCGGGTAACCAGGGCGCTTTCCGCACTGCCGTATTGATTAAAGCCGGCCTTACCAAAGAGCAATTTATTGGAACCGGAGTGATCTCGACAATTTTAGTCGATACAGTCTGTGTCGCAGTCTACGGCTGGAGCCTTTTCTCGGAAAAATTCTCTCTGACTGAAGGATTGGAAGGCATCATCGCTGCTGCCAGCCTGACGGCATTTTTAGGCTCTTACATCGGTTCACTATTGATTGAAAAGATCACGATGACAATCCTCCGAATACTCGTGGGCATCATGCTGTTGCTGATGGGCGCAGCCATCGCCCTGGGGCTTATCTAG
- the ung gene encoding uracil-DNA glycosylase: MEREQIDAFFNLHASWRTALENEFNKPYIEPLIRFVEEERRGKAPVYPSRENVFTALNTTPFDEVRVVILGQDPYHGPGQAHGLCFSVQKGVPFPPSLLNIFKEMRQDIGAPMPTHGFLESWAKQGVLLLNTTLTVSESAPLSHFGKGWELFTDAIIHALAEKKDNLIFVLWGKNAQDKCAFIHKKNSLGKSHTLIKAPHPSPLSAHRGFFGSRPFSTVNTILSSQQQPLIDWRVI; this comes from the coding sequence ATGGAAAGAGAGCAAATCGACGCGTTTTTCAACCTGCACGCAAGCTGGAGGACAGCTCTTGAAAACGAGTTCAACAAACCCTACATAGAACCGCTCATCCGGTTTGTAGAGGAAGAAAGAAGGGGAAAAGCCCCTGTTTACCCCTCTCGGGAAAATGTCTTTACCGCCCTCAACACCACTCCCTTCGATGAAGTGCGGGTCGTCATCTTAGGACAAGACCCCTATCACGGGCCCGGCCAGGCGCACGGCCTCTGTTTCAGCGTTCAAAAAGGGGTCCCTTTTCCCCCTTCGTTGCTCAACATCTTCAAAGAGATGCGGCAAGATATTGGCGCGCCGATGCCGACGCATGGCTTTTTAGAAAGCTGGGCTAAACAAGGCGTTCTTCTGCTCAACACCACACTGACAGTCTCTGAGAGCGCCCCTCTCTCCCATTTTGGCAAAGGGTGGGAGCTCTTCACAGACGCCATCATCCACGCCCTGGCGGAAAAAAAGGACAATCTCATCTTCGTTCTGTGGGGTAAAAACGCCCAGGATAAATGCGCCTTCATCCACAAAAAAAACAGCCTGGGCAAATCCCACACTTTGATCAAAGCCCCGCACCCCTCCCCCTTGTCGGCCCACCGCGGTTTCTTCGGCAGCCGTCCCTTCTCTACCGTCAACACCATCCTTTCCAGCCAACAGCAACCCCTTATCGACTGGCGTGTGATCTAA
- a CDS encoding cytochrome c — MRAFRGDTYQFFLITAGLAAAGLFGVFFYRELFPEYKIYQNDYLALEKFRSTYSGQPIPPFKSGIQQIVMEKENKGPADIDRCTSCHVALQFEHFSPTKVARDVNGNIRVNEEGFPVQEKNENYVYYRLDKKIQELREKGDETAAAKLEGLKTAEVGEHVYDVTKVLKMHPLIGKETRPFEFHPIEEYGCTSCHNGNGRGLTTEKAHGPVFDGRYEAEFVGHKPEFLEQDEDNDPIFSKVFNSKPGHSLLFMTTPLYVNNLIEARCIQCHKTTADEFRNSVNSVRLAVKGIEKKAAAIQTGLQEDVQAFLVLRSLKKLLSENTLQKTISILQEKENNPSLSDRERESVATNIERLKRYQNSEDAVKATEKALVELSGDDKAQQALAEILEKKDRESGTDYSTLLKSFIETAPKSALAKKAEALKLQRDLEKHAKETQNSVQDAVLDQATISALKTDIDHLTSTYQRGRALFVAQGCYACHRIAGLSRAGVGPELTKEGLKYPWFIKESIVWPQADLKTSTMPNMHMDHEELEALTTFLLAQTGKRKSESETGHKVAIQEWEAGRKNDWEKPIPPSKLNDLRYSMTVFATEGCAACHRLKGFESSVGFAQGKEGEGSEWFTNLFPESIQGSDIVKAIDAHAREIDEKLISLKKDNALLDEIEKTHPGLIESYYSNFKYAARAKGKAYTALPDEEEAKQTALWKERVHKVLMAFIQEYGLGRLIGPRPNWSGVYRSDEWLMEHFRNPSALVARSIMPVFPFDDSKYLALTKMLDVIGIRNKEALREEWRKDGFNPEMAYAMLCSQCHGDFLQGNGPVADWIYPIPKNLRNANFLRNLTKERAAESIIHGVKGTPMPPWGEIGQGKENEVATPVLTKEEVLRLVDWMYSSLPGSTVIRGKEEIPKWNYTPEDAIKDLRPKDVQDLQRKKQNEQARLDISSEILYASLDKTIPATAPKKSAVDEIFDIVPHEDGYVDKKGYYIKRAYYTEENLKKGQALFDLNCAVCHGKDADGRGLRAQTMVDAKPRMLTNLEWLGTRDDLRLLRSIKYGVAGTSMTQWGDVTSGLQRMQLVMYIRTLSEEGVQREKLKEITYKVFDAKIQVLEEARSHLYPLVEEQIAALKEARKKIADFRANPPEEIKEGDIAALIAAELKAERQLDKLKGIDNLLVDLIGEIRQEKQGFFSAGSSIISMLGSGEAFDTYISLIATYQTPFTFKEGKINKESSKEIEKEREELKKSLLEQLELKITNSNNELTGLRGKVKSADTEERISELAARIGQYRKLINKISYILAESSKREEREVYDINAFNEAPLSNTLMQSAKEKV; from the coding sequence ATGCGGGCTTTTCGTGGAGACACCTACCAATTTTTTCTCATCACCGCCGGTCTTGCCGCTGCAGGGCTTTTCGGTGTGTTCTTCTACCGTGAACTATTTCCCGAGTATAAGATCTACCAAAACGACTACCTGGCGCTGGAAAAATTCCGCTCCACCTATTCCGGGCAGCCGATACCCCCTTTTAAGTCGGGCATCCAGCAAATTGTGATGGAAAAGGAAAACAAGGGGCCGGCCGACATCGACCGCTGCACCTCCTGCCACGTCGCCCTGCAGTTTGAGCACTTCTCTCCCACCAAGGTCGCTCGCGACGTCAACGGCAACATCCGCGTGAACGAAGAGGGTTTTCCCGTTCAGGAAAAGAATGAAAACTACGTCTACTATCGCTTAGACAAGAAGATCCAGGAACTGAGGGAAAAAGGGGACGAGACAGCGGCCGCGAAACTGGAAGGTCTTAAAACAGCCGAGGTTGGCGAACATGTGTACGATGTCACCAAAGTGCTGAAGATGCACCCTTTGATTGGAAAGGAGACGAGACCGTTTGAGTTCCACCCGATAGAAGAATACGGCTGCACCTCATGCCACAATGGCAACGGCCGGGGACTGACGACAGAAAAAGCGCACGGTCCTGTTTTTGACGGACGCTATGAAGCAGAGTTTGTCGGTCACAAGCCTGAGTTTTTAGAGCAGGACGAAGATAACGATCCGATTTTCTCCAAAGTATTCAACAGCAAGCCTGGACACAGCCTGCTTTTCATGACGACCCCTCTCTATGTGAACAACTTAATTGAGGCGCGCTGCATTCAGTGTCACAAGACCACTGCGGATGAATTCCGAAATTCCGTCAACTCGGTGCGACTGGCAGTGAAGGGAATTGAGAAAAAAGCAGCCGCGATCCAAACCGGTCTGCAAGAAGATGTGCAAGCCTTCTTAGTCTTAAGATCCCTCAAAAAATTATTGAGTGAGAACACCTTGCAAAAGACGATCTCGATCTTGCAGGAAAAGGAGAACAACCCCTCCCTTTCTGACCGAGAAAGAGAGTCTGTCGCCACCAATATCGAGCGTTTAAAGAGATATCAGAACTCTGAAGATGCTGTGAAAGCCACCGAAAAAGCACTTGTCGAACTTTCCGGCGATGACAAAGCGCAGCAAGCTCTCGCAGAAATCCTGGAAAAAAAAGACCGTGAAAGCGGGACTGATTATTCTACTCTGCTTAAATCGTTCATCGAAACAGCGCCGAAGAGTGCTCTTGCCAAAAAAGCCGAAGCACTCAAGTTGCAGAGGGATCTGGAAAAGCACGCAAAAGAGACGCAAAATTCAGTGCAGGACGCTGTCTTGGATCAAGCGACAATCTCTGCTCTTAAAACAGATATCGACCACCTGACATCGACCTATCAAAGGGGTAGAGCACTCTTTGTAGCCCAAGGATGCTACGCCTGCCACCGTATCGCGGGCCTCTCAAGAGCCGGTGTCGGCCCTGAATTGACCAAAGAGGGGCTTAAATACCCATGGTTTATCAAAGAGTCGATCGTCTGGCCTCAGGCGGATTTAAAGACATCGACAATGCCCAACATGCACATGGATCACGAAGAGCTGGAGGCACTGACGACATTCCTTCTGGCCCAGACCGGTAAACGCAAGAGCGAATCAGAGACTGGACACAAGGTAGCGATTCAGGAGTGGGAAGCAGGAAGAAAGAATGATTGGGAAAAGCCCATTCCCCCTTCGAAGCTCAACGACCTTCGTTACTCGATGACAGTCTTTGCCACCGAGGGATGCGCTGCCTGCCACCGTCTGAAGGGGTTTGAATCCTCTGTTGGATTTGCCCAAGGGAAAGAAGGTGAAGGAAGCGAATGGTTTACAAACCTCTTCCCGGAATCGATTCAAGGCTCCGACATCGTCAAAGCAATTGACGCCCATGCGCGTGAAATCGATGAAAAATTAATCTCCTTGAAAAAGGACAATGCCCTCCTTGATGAAATCGAAAAAACTCATCCGGGGCTCATCGAATCTTACTACTCCAATTTCAAGTATGCCGCAAGGGCGAAGGGGAAAGCTTATACCGCCCTGCCGGACGAGGAAGAGGCCAAACAGACAGCCCTCTGGAAAGAAAGAGTGCATAAAGTTCTCATGGCGTTTATCCAAGAGTATGGCCTTGGCAGGTTGATCGGTCCTAGACCCAACTGGTCTGGCGTATACCGCTCTGATGAGTGGTTGATGGAGCATTTCCGCAACCCCAGCGCCTTAGTCGCCAGATCGATCATGCCGGTGTTTCCGTTCGATGACAGCAAATACCTTGCCCTGACAAAAATGCTGGATGTAATCGGAATCAGAAACAAAGAAGCGCTGAGAGAAGAGTGGCGTAAGGACGGGTTCAACCCCGAGATGGCATATGCGATGCTCTGCTCGCAGTGCCATGGCGATTTTCTGCAGGGGAACGGTCCTGTAGCTGATTGGATCTATCCCATCCCCAAAAACTTACGCAATGCCAACTTCCTTAGAAACCTGACCAAGGAGCGTGCAGCCGAGTCGATCATCCACGGCGTGAAGGGAACACCGATGCCGCCCTGGGGAGAGATTGGACAAGGTAAAGAGAATGAGGTGGCAACACCCGTTCTCACAAAAGAAGAGGTTCTCCGTTTGGTAGACTGGATGTACTCATCTCTACCCGGAAGCACGGTAATCCGTGGCAAGGAAGAGATCCCCAAATGGAACTACACTCCGGAAGATGCGATCAAAGATCTGCGTCCAAAGGATGTGCAAGACCTCCAGAGAAAAAAACAGAACGAGCAGGCGCGCCTCGATATCTCTTCGGAGATTCTTTACGCCTCCTTGGATAAGACCATACCGGCGACAGCCCCTAAAAAGTCCGCTGTCGATGAAATTTTCGACATCGTTCCCCATGAAGACGGGTATGTCGATAAAAAAGGGTATTACATCAAACGCGCCTACTACACGGAAGAAAACCTGAAAAAGGGCCAAGCGCTATTTGACCTCAACTGCGCCGTCTGCCACGGAAAAGATGCCGATGGCAGAGGCCTTCGTGCACAGACTATGGTCGACGCCAAGCCGCGTATGCTCACCAACCTGGAGTGGCTTGGAACAAGAGATGACCTAAGACTTTTACGCTCCATCAAGTACGGTGTTGCAGGCACCTCAATGACCCAATGGGGAGATGTCACCTCCGGACTACAGAGAATGCAGCTCGTGATGTACATCCGCACACTGAGTGAAGAAGGGGTGCAGCGTGAGAAGCTGAAGGAGATCACCTACAAAGTCTTTGACGCTAAAATTCAAGTTCTGGAAGAGGCAAGAAGCCACCTGTATCCTCTGGTTGAAGAACAGATCGCCGCCCTGAAAGAAGCAAGAAAAAAAATAGCAGACTTCAGAGCCAATCCACCTGAAGAGATCAAAGAGGGAGATATCGCCGCCCTGATCGCCGCCGAACTAAAAGCGGAGAGGCAACTGGATAAGCTCAAAGGAATCGATAACCTGCTCGTCGATCTGATCGGCGAAATCCGACAGGAAAAGCAGGGGTTCTTTTCTGCGGGGAGCTCGATCATCTCGATGCTCGGTTCAGGAGAGGCCTTCGACACCTACATCTCATTGATCGCGACCTATCAGACCCCCTTTACCTTTAAAGAGGGCAAGATTAACAAAGAGAGTTCAAAAGAGATTGAGAAGGAGCGTGAAGAGCTCAAAAAATCCCTTCTCGAGCAATTGGAGCTGAAAATTACCAACTCCAATAATGAGCTGACAGGACTTCGGGGAAAGGTAAAGTCGGCAGATACAGAAGAGAGGATCTCGGAGCTGGCGGCCAGAATCGGACAGTACCGCAAATTGATCAACAAAATCTCCTATATTCTTGCTGAGAGCTCCAAACGCGAGGAGAGAGAGGTTTATGATATTAACGCTTTCAATGAAGCCCCTCTTTCTAATACATTGATGCAATCTGCAAAAGAAAAGGTTTGA
- a CDS encoding cbb3-type cytochrome c oxidase subunit I, which yields MNQVEYNDLPVKMMLYPAIFFMILGMTFGVYIAFNGFVVPDYFQGEYAHFGRVRPVHVGSVALLWLLSANVGLIYYFVQRLTGVALWSPGLALASVCLWWPSLIIGVYSYPFGTNFGWEYAELPTNVSFIPVKAMFTLSWVFVVINVFMTIAIRRYEKMYVSLWYTMGTMIWTTFTYVAGSWAINWIPGGISRVNLSFFYVHNLVGLIFTPMGLAAAYYALPKLTGRPIYSHRLSMVGFWTIAFVYAWVGAHHIIHGPMTQWLQTVSIIFSIWLFIPVFSVVTNLFMTVAEDWEQYTKSAAVRFIIMGNIFYLLTCIQGPLQALRNINEITSKTDWIIGHSHIALYATFTYFAIAGIYQALPALTGKPLWSERLANWHFSLNLLGSLPFILPLWLGGFLQGYLWSKWADGSTYADYHYQLTQMTFLDTVADMQPWWHMRLMGGIIILVANLLFAFNVFNTVILKPKTQPAS from the coding sequence ATGAACCAGGTTGAATACAACGACTTACCCGTGAAGATGATGCTCTATCCCGCCATCTTCTTTATGATCCTCGGGATGACTTTTGGCGTCTACATCGCCTTCAACGGCTTTGTTGTTCCCGATTACTTTCAGGGTGAATATGCCCACTTCGGAAGAGTGAGGCCCGTCCACGTAGGCAGCGTCGCACTGTTGTGGCTCCTTTCCGCCAACGTCGGCTTGATCTACTACTTTGTGCAGAGACTGACAGGTGTCGCCCTTTGGAGTCCAGGTCTCGCCTTAGCCTCGGTCTGCCTGTGGTGGCCAAGCCTTATCATCGGCGTCTACTCCTACCCCTTTGGCACCAACTTCGGCTGGGAATATGCCGAGCTGCCCACAAACGTCTCCTTCATCCCCGTCAAGGCCATGTTCACCCTGTCGTGGGTTTTTGTCGTTATCAACGTTTTCATGACAATTGCAATACGTCGCTACGAGAAGATGTATGTCTCTCTTTGGTACACCATGGGAACCATGATCTGGACCACATTCACCTACGTCGCCGGCAGCTGGGCAATCAATTGGATTCCTGGAGGAATCTCGCGTGTTAATTTAAGTTTCTTCTACGTGCATAATCTTGTCGGCTTGATCTTCACCCCCATGGGGCTTGCCGCCGCCTATTACGCCCTTCCAAAACTCACCGGAAGACCCATCTACAGCCACCGCCTCTCGATGGTTGGGTTTTGGACCATCGCTTTCGTTTACGCCTGGGTTGGAGCCCACCACATCATCCATGGCCCGATGACACAGTGGCTGCAGACCGTATCCATTATCTTCTCCATCTGGCTCTTTATCCCGGTTTTCTCCGTTGTCACAAACCTCTTTATGACGGTCGCCGAAGATTGGGAGCAGTACACAAAGAGCGCAGCGGTACGCTTCATTATCATGGGCAACATCTTCTACCTGCTCACCTGTATTCAAGGTCCCCTGCAGGCACTTCGCAATATCAACGAGATCACCTCTAAGACAGACTGGATCATCGGACACTCACACATTGCGCTCTACGCCACATTTACCTACTTCGCCATTGCCGGCATCTACCAGGCTCTGCCCGCCTTGACTGGTAAACCGCTTTGGTCAGAACGTCTTGCGAACTGGCACTTCTCTCTGAACCTGCTCGGGAGCCTTCCATTCATCCTCCCTCTCTGGCTAGGTGGGTTTTTACAAGGCTACTTATGGTCTAAGTGGGCCGACGGTTCGACCTATGCCGACTACCACTACCAGCTGACACAGATGACATTCCTCGATACCGTAGCCGACATGCAGCCTTGGTGGCACATGAGGCTTATGGGAGGTATCATCATCTTGGTTGCCAACCTCCTTTTTGCCTTTAATGTCTTCAATACCGTGATCTTAAAGCCAAAAACACAACCTGCGAGTTAA
- a CDS encoding cbb3-type cytochrome c oxidase subunit II, whose translation MSHDNFFHKLDGSAILTLIGILFLFSFSIGVTLVAPTYIDPSWTEPSSSYQKQMYEISDPNVYISSSTKKGPELQVAYHLKKGFSLLSFQESETVKIIAPQELEKYITKTGESPLKLTRELLLLRRPAKGSEIEIKASELSSKHRAIWSESPENKGLPPPDLIVFELYRPSGDEAFAHSETEGSLENWVDQDFVILEGTDGHSYHQESGVIFVSNPKEYRVKKYKFGAEEGWRYDPAGDPIASLDELKGHELGFMSRKELIAYGEHLYAIEGCWYCHTDQTRTLIQDVVLNGSESYPAPPSSANEYIYQEISFPGTKRNGPDISRVGVKRPSRDWHKGHFWSPKTASKGSIMPAFQHFFDDDPRGTSKSLTGIPNAKFEAIFQYLMTKGTRITPPTKAWWLGKDPVKTKELIERKQAQP comes from the coding sequence ATGAGCCACGACAACTTCTTCCACAAACTGGATGGTTCGGCAATCCTGACACTGATTGGAATCCTGTTTCTCTTTTCCTTTTCCATCGGCGTCACCTTGGTCGCCCCAACCTATATCGACCCCAGCTGGACAGAACCCTCCTCATCCTATCAAAAGCAGATGTATGAGATCTCCGATCCCAACGTCTACATCTCCAGCTCAACTAAAAAGGGTCCCGAGTTGCAAGTGGCCTATCACCTGAAAAAGGGCTTCTCCCTCCTCTCGTTCCAAGAAAGCGAAACAGTCAAGATCATCGCCCCGCAAGAGCTTGAGAAATATATCACGAAAACCGGAGAGAGCCCGCTCAAGCTGACAAGAGAGCTGCTTCTTTTAAGAAGGCCGGCAAAGGGAAGCGAAATTGAGATTAAAGCCTCAGAGCTATCCTCAAAGCACAGAGCGATCTGGAGTGAATCCCCCGAAAACAAGGGACTTCCCCCTCCCGATCTGATTGTGTTTGAACTATACCGTCCAAGCGGCGATGAGGCGTTTGCCCATAGCGAAACAGAGGGCTCTTTGGAGAATTGGGTCGACCAAGATTTCGTGATTTTAGAAGGAACCGACGGCCACTCCTACCATCAAGAGAGCGGAGTGATCTTTGTCAGCAATCCCAAGGAGTACCGCGTCAAAAAGTATAAGTTCGGTGCTGAAGAGGGGTGGCGCTACGACCCTGCAGGAGATCCGATTGCCTCTCTCGACGAGCTTAAAGGCCACGAGCTGGGATTTATGTCGCGAAAAGAGTTGATCGCCTATGGCGAGCACCTCTACGCCATCGAAGGCTGCTGGTACTGCCACACCGACCAAACAAGAACACTGATTCAAGATGTCGTTTTAAACGGTTCTGAGTCCTATCCGGCACCCCCCTCCTCGGCCAACGAATACATCTACCAGGAGATCTCCTTCCCCGGCACCAAACGAAACGGCCCCGACATTTCACGTGTGGGTGTCAAAAGGCCAAGCAGAGACTGGCACAAAGGCCACTTCTGGTCTCCAAAAACCGCCAGCAAAGGCTCGATCATGCCGGCATTCCAGCACTTTTTCGACGACGACCCAAGGGGTACTTCTAAATCCCTTACAGGTATCCCCAACGCCAAATTCGAAGCAATCTTCCAGTACCTAATGACGAAAGGAACACGCATCACCCCGCCAACCAAAGCGTGGTGGCTTGGAAAAGACCCGGTAAAAACCAAGGAGTTGATCGAAAGAAAACAGGCGCAACCATGA
- the proC gene encoding pyrroline-5-carboxylate reductase: protein MAEQAKEPRVLIFGTGTIGGGIAKILSKKTKPLLYDRDFLKAEALAKEFGCIAVKTKDEGLSQAEFIILCVKPQDLNQTALEIRGRLKKEHVIISVLAGVSIEKLQGAFGTNKIVRATLNLPSLYASGLIGLVAHEATTEWERHQSENLFKKMGHVIWLNEGRIDALTALSGSGPAFLLVYYEAMVDAGIALGIPVDLGKKIAQETLSGTMEMIKQSKKHPGELRWQIASPAGCTIAGLKQLEDESLRSAVINIFLATHDRIKDFD, encoded by the coding sequence GTGGCAGAGCAGGCAAAAGAGCCCCGCGTATTGATTTTCGGTACGGGGACGATTGGCGGGGGGATCGCCAAGATCTTGTCCAAGAAAACGAAACCGCTCCTCTATGACAGAGATTTTTTGAAGGCGGAGGCTCTGGCCAAAGAGTTTGGTTGCATCGCGGTCAAAACAAAAGATGAGGGGCTCAGCCAGGCCGAATTTATAATCCTTTGCGTCAAGCCGCAAGATCTCAACCAGACAGCGCTTGAAATCCGCGGCCGCCTGAAAAAGGAGCATGTGATCATCAGCGTGCTCGCCGGTGTCAGCATAGAAAAGCTCCAGGGGGCCTTTGGTACGAATAAAATCGTGAGAGCTACCCTGAATCTTCCTTCGCTTTATGCGAGCGGCTTGATCGGCCTTGTGGCCCATGAGGCGACCACGGAGTGGGAGCGGCATCAAAGCGAGAATTTATTTAAAAAGATGGGGCATGTGATTTGGCTGAACGAAGGGCGTATCGACGCTCTGACCGCCCTTTCAGGATCCGGTCCTGCCTTCTTGCTGGTCTATTATGAGGCGATGGTCGACGCCGGCATCGCGCTGGGTATTCCTGTCGACTTGGGAAAGAAGATCGCTCAGGAAACTCTTTCCGGCACAATGGAGATGATCAAGCAATCCAAAAAGCATCCGGGGGAGCTGCGCTGGCAGATTGCCTCACCGGCAGGATGTACCATCGCCGGCCTGAAGCAACTCGAGGACGAGTCGCTAAGGTCTGCCGTCATCAATATCTTTTTGGCAACGCACGACCGGATCAAAGATTTCGACTAG
- a CDS encoding UDP-N-acetylglucosamine diphosphorylase encodes MNDFSPTKLFDLSGFKHASIFDGCEYAWEALPKIHLFLEGLELGRIESPVPKEAHLVNPELITIESGCLIDPGVYIKGPCYLGRGTEVRFGAYIRGDVIAGEGVVIGHTTEVKNSILLNKAHAAHFAYVGDSILGCGVNLGAGTKLANLKLTRSQVRVRHKGSSIATNLRKFGAILADGAQTGCNCVTNPGTIMGRDSSAFPCTNIGGFIPSKHIFNHEGKLVAMSVHHV; translated from the coding sequence ATGAACGATTTTTCCCCAACCAAACTCTTTGATTTATCAGGCTTTAAGCACGCTTCCATCTTCGATGGCTGTGAGTATGCCTGGGAAGCTTTGCCCAAAATCCATCTGTTTTTGGAGGGATTGGAGCTCGGCCGCATCGAATCCCCTGTGCCTAAAGAAGCCCATCTGGTCAACCCGGAATTGATTACGATTGAGAGCGGCTGTCTGATTGATCCGGGGGTCTACATTAAGGGGCCCTGCTATTTAGGTCGTGGAACAGAAGTGCGATTCGGCGCCTATATCCGCGGTGATGTGATTGCCGGGGAAGGAGTGGTCATCGGCCATACAACGGAAGTGAAGAACTCAATTTTGCTTAATAAGGCCCATGCAGCGCACTTTGCCTATGTCGGCGACTCAATCCTTGGGTGCGGGGTTAATCTGGGCGCAGGAACAAAGCTAGCCAATCTGAAGCTGACAAGAAGCCAGGTCCGGGTCAGGCACAAAGGGAGCAGCATCGCGACAAACTTAAGAAAATTCGGGGCGATCCTCGCCGATGGGGCGCAAACAGGCTGCAACTGCGTGACCAATCCCGGCACGATCATGGGAAGAGACTCGTCGGCCTTTCCCTGCACAAACATCGGAGGATTTATTCCCTCCAAGCACATTTTTAACCACGAGGGAAAACTTGTGGCAATGTCCGTTCATCACGTTTAA